The Nicotiana sylvestris chromosome 6, ASM39365v2, whole genome shotgun sequence genomic sequence ATTGTTATCTACATGTGTGagtccaggtaggtggttagttgtttggcattctggcaactcatccatacaacacccggtcaaaagataaagtgaacatgactggctcggaatctgatacgagtattgttgacccatcgaaagaagtagaagaaatggaagttcatgcaatgagggaggaaatgtataaattgaaacaacagatggctgaaatgtaccaagcctgggcgaagggtTATCCACCACCATTTTATCCCgctaaccccgcttatatcccaccattggctcagcctCAGGAGCCGCCCATTGTGAATTCATCTCCAGCATTTCcactctaccaacaatgccaaggcaccacttcttATACATCACAGGAtcttccatccaaacaagttTCATACCCCTTCCACCAATTACTCCCGTTTTTTTGGCACCTCCTGCTACCCTACATCGATTTCCTAGTGAACCTCTATTCCGGacgcacgacaaccagtactatccccctgagcctaccttcaaagtACCAGAACCTTACTCttatacccctcatcttgatctcacggcagGCACCAAGAAGCCGCCCAAAAACCctgagcaggaggagatgatcagaaaggtcaaaagcctggagcaatcattccgagacatgagggggttagggggccaagtaagtgtggcctataaagatttatgtctgttcccagatgttcagttaccagtcgggttcaagatgcctaagtttgatttgtacgatgggcatggcgacccagtagcgcatttaaggggattctgtagcaagatgagaggagcaggagggagagatgaattattgatggcatatttcagccaaagtttgagcggatcgatgttggaatggtacaccagacaagaccATAGCaagtggtacacctgggacgacttggcccaagcctttgcctgtcagtttcaatacaatctcgaaatcatcccagatcgactgtcattgacaaagatcgagaagaagaccggtgagagctttcgagaatatgggttctgttggagagagcaagcggcaaGGGTTGACCCCCagatgaaagagagtgaaatggttgactatttcttgcaggctttggaacccacctattttggtcatttggtgtcagcagtgggcaagtcctttaatgaagttgtaaaaatgggaggcatggttgaggagggactcaaatccaataagatcatgagttattcatcaatcaaagcaaccacccaagccattcaaaacgaCACTAGGgatgtgcttggaaagaagaagaaagatgaggTTGTGACTATCGAATCCGGATTATGGTCTAGGTTTGGAAGCCCTTCACcatattacaaccaacccagaccccaccacccaaattacccgtataccccatatggccctcctcagcactattatccaccaccagagccacacttttccatccatcatgcccaaacttatacaCAGCCTCCGGCTCACgagcaatggcgtgcaccggctacccaaaacacatacccagctccacaaaacacatatccacacccGAGGGCTTATAGGCCAGGAGGCGGCTTTCGCCTGAACCAAacttttagaaatgagaaagtCCAGAACAAAAgaacctttactccattgggagaatcttataccactctcttccatagattgaaacagctGGGAATGTTGACACCAGTCGAGCCCAAAACACCAAATCTCCCTCcaagaaacctggaccattcggtcagctgtgagtattgttcagggatgCCGGGGTACGATACTGAGAAATGCTGGAGATTGAAAAATGCGGTGCAGGAACttattgataatcgccgtattgaagtacaggctccggAGGCACCAAACATTAATCAAAACCCGTTGCTGGCACATCATGAGGCCAACATAATTGAACTGCTATATGAGGGAGTAGAGCCTAAAAAGCCCTTACAGACGGTCATGATGATCCGTTCTATTGAGGCCAAAGAGAAGGAAAATGCAGTTAGGGCAAAGACAACAACTCAGCCAAAAGGGGTGAATGACAAGCCAGTGGTGGTAATAGGGAAAGGGTCGTCCGTCGTCGCAAAGAAGCCAAAGCCAACcaagttagtggtaccaggggcatcatctgcacccgtggttattgtgaaaggggcctacatagaactagttgtcataaaaccggtagtctaattacccgtggttgatagAAAAGCCGTGCCGTGGAAGTATGAAAAGGTAgcagtgacatacaaaggaaaggaaattgagcaAGAGAGTTGTGAGGCGCAAGGATTAACTCGGTCaggacgttgttttgctcccaaagagttgagaaaggccagGGTTACTAAAAACAATCCAGTACTAGTCAAGAAGGCTATAACGGAGGAAGAAtcggaagagtttttgaaaaagatgaaagtacaggattaTTCCATTATTGAACAACTGAGAATAACGccagcccagatctcgttgttgtcattacttatccattcagatgaacatcaccgagctttgatgaagatattgaatgaagctcatgtgcccgaaaaaatttcagtaaaccacctgGAGACGATtaccaacaaaatctttgaggtaaacagggtgaCATTTTCTGACGATGAATTGCCCGTAGAGGGCACATAACATactaaagctctctacttgatgGTCAAGTATGAAGATTCAGTGGTTACTCGGGTGTTGATCGATAGCGGGTctagtgccaatatttgtccattgtctACACTGAACAAGTTGAGGATTGAGGATGCTAGAATCTACAAAAATAGTGTTTGCGTTCAAGGGTTCGACGGAGGCGGAACAAACacagtgggggatattatacttgaattgactattggcccagtcgagttcactatggaatttcaggtgctgGACGTTGCAGTATCTTATAaacttttgttgggtcgaccatggatccacgcggccaaagcagtgtCTTCCAtgttgcatcaaatggtcaagttcgagtgggacagacaagaggtcgtgctacatGGGGAAGACCACACATGCgttgtaagtgatgccatcgtgcccTTTATAGAGACTGATaatgataagggaccgtgggtttatcaggtcttcgacacaaTCCCGGTGGATAAGGTACcagagggtaaaagcattccacatCCCGGGGTAGCAGCTGCGACCGCcgtggtagtgtcagaaatgctaAGTAATGGGTTCATGCCAGGGAAAGGTCTAGGGGCTGAGCTTCAAGGTATCGTTCAACCtatttccttgcccaagaatttggataCCTTCGGGTTGGGATTCAATCCAACAACGGCAGATGTTAAAAGGGCTCGTAAATttaaaaagaaagcttgggttcttcccaaaccgattccACGCCTGTCGAGGTCCTTTGTCAGGCCGGGTGTCAGAAAGCAGTTATTGGCAAAAGTGTCAGGTTCACTGATTGGGGTAGAGGAgaacttggataaggtgttcgagagggtatttgctgaagtgaacatggttgaggccggtgAAGGGTCCAGCAAAGCAGATATatagtacatcggaccacgtgctaaagtcaacaattgggaagctattcctcttccaattcggagggagcaGTGGTAGTGGGTGTTGTTTCCTTTttgttcacctggattattccagggtttgtaattcagttgctatgttccaTCCATtaggatgagttaaaaccctgttatctttacattcaataaaatgcaatatttctcctttattcagtcctaattttgttttcattttttcttttcttttttgtacagttcttgttatgctgatatcaatgacatgacatgcatggggaatctttggcccagttttaaaagccaatctaactcagaaataataatacaagaaatcgaatGTGATGATGAGGTGGAGTGTGACGATGACGAGgcctatgaggaaattagtaatgagttaagtcactttgaagaaaaacccaaacctaacctaaatgacacagaagcagttaatctaggggaccaagacaatattcgcgaaactaaaataagtgttcatctgaagccataactcaaggaggagataattaaagtattgttcGAAtacaaggatatttttgcatggttgtatgatgatatgccgggtctaagtaccgattagtggttcacaaactgccCACTGATCCGACACTCCcacctgtcaagcagaagctgagaaagttcaaaacggatataagtgtaaagatcaaagaagagattaccaagcaatttgatgcaaaggtcattcgggttacgCGGTATCCTGCCTatttagctaatgttgtgccggtaccaaagaaagacggcaagaccagggtgtgtgtcgattatcgagatctcaacaaggcaagtctaaaagacaatttcccactgccgaacatccacatattaattgataattgtgtcaaacatgagattggttgttttgtggattgttatgcgggttatcatcatattctaatggacgaggaaaacgcggaaaagacgacattcatcactccgtggggaacgtactattattgggtcatgccgtttggtttgaaaaatgctggggcaacttatatgagggcaatgacaacaatatttcatgatatgatacacaaggaaatcgaggtgtacgtggatgatgtgatcgggaagtctagacagcagtctgaccatgtcagggatttgaggaagttttttcaaaggcttcgcaggtacaatcttaagctcaatcctgcaaaatgtgcttttggagtaccatctgggaagttgttgggatttatagtcagccgtCGGGGTATTGAactagacccgtcaaagatcaaagctattcaggaattgaagcctccaagaaacaaaactgaggtgatgagtttgttgggaagattgaattatatcagtaggttcattgctcagctcacgacaatttgtgagccgattttcaagctgttaaagaaagatacTGCAgttaaatggactgatgaatgtcaggagttttttgataagataaagaggtatttgtcgaacccacccgtgttggtcccgccagaatcagggaggcctttgattctctatctgacggttttggataattcatttgattgtgtactggggcagcatgatgttataGGTAGGAAAGAGCAGgctatctattacctcagcaagaagttcacatcttacgaggttaagtatactcatctggagaggacatgttgcgccctaacttgggtggcacagaagttgaaacattatttgtcatcctacattacttacctcatatctcgcttggacccattaaagtatattttttagaagcctatgcccacagagaggcttgcaaagtggcagatcttgcctatggagtttgacattatctatttGACACAGACTACAATAAAAGCACAGGCGCtggcagatcatttggcagagaatccagttgaCAATGAttatgagccgttgaaaacttacttccctgatgaggAGGTGATGCTTATTGATGAGTTGGAAAACGTTGATAAGCCAGGATGgagacttttctttgatggggccgcaaaTATGAAAGGTGTGGGAATAaaagcagtacttatttctgaaataggtcagcactaccctgttacggctcagcttcgtttctattgtacgaacaacatggcagaatatgaggcatgtatcttggggTTGAGATTAGCTATAGACAtgggtgtctaggaagtcttggtcatgggtgactcggacctactggtacaccaaattcaagggaAATGGGAAACACAGaacttaaagcttataccgtaccagcaatgtttgcatgagctttgtcagcggtttcagtcaatagaattcaagcacattcgaaggattcataatgaagtggtcgatgcattggctactctggcatcgatgttacatcatccggataaggcttacgtggaccctttgcagattcaggtccgtgatcagcacgcttattgtaatgttgtggaagaggaacttgatggtgagccatggtttcatgacatcaaggaatatgtcAGGATAGGTGTGTATCtgatacaggccacaggtgatcagaaacgaacaattcgacggttggcaagcgggtttttcctcagtggaggagtattgtacaaaagaactccagacctcgggttgttgaggtGCATGGATGCGAggcaggccacatctatcatgactgaggtacattcgggagtctgtggaccgtatatgagcggatatgttttggcaaagaagatcctatgggcaggttattattggcttactatggagcaagattgtatcagttttgtacgtaAGTGTCATCCATGCCAAGTGCATAGAGaattgattcattctccgccatcagaACTACaaacgatgtccgcaccatggcctttcattgcctggggcatggatgtcattgggccaattgatccaacaacatcaaatgggcacatgtttattctggtagctatagattattttaccaaatgggtggaagctaagacgttcaagtctgtgaccaagaaaggtGTGGTGAATTTTGTGCATTCGAACattatttgtcggtttgggataccgaaggtgattatcacagacaatggggctaatcttaatagtcatctgaggaaggagacatgtgagcagttcaagattactcatcgtcattctactccatacagccctaaggcaaatggtgcggttgaggcagccaataagatataaagaaaatactccaaaaaatggtagaaggatctagacagtggcatgaaaagctgccttttgcattgttggggtaccgcaccaccgTTCGGACCTCGGTGGGGGCAACTCCTTACTCTTTCGTATATGGCACAGAAGCAGTAATACccacagaagtggaaatcccgtctctccGAATCATTGTAGAGGCTGAGatcaatgatgatgaatgggtgaaaagtcgcttggagcagttgagtttgattgacgaaaaGCGATTGGCATCCGTGTGTCATGATCAGctgtaccagcaaagaatggcaagagcatacaacaagaaagtgcgtccaaggaagtttgaggtgggacagttagttttgagacatattttgcctcattgggccgaagcaaaaggaaagttcgccccgaactggcaggggccatttgtcgtaaccagagtgttgtctaatggtgcattatatttgacagatgtggaaggaaaatgtgtagaaatggccatcaattccgatgcagtcaagagatactatgtatgatttctttattttgattgtacttgtttgtatttggcatattttaaagattgaaatgatgaaggcgttttgttctgctatctaaacacttttaccccttgtcaccccttttgagccttagttattctctttcatatccctctttcagAATTAATGGCACCATTAAGAAACGCGagtgcggaagaaaagaaaatgaaaagaaaaagtaaaaaaaaaaagaaaaaaaaattaaaaagaaaaagaaaagggaagaaggaagaaaagaaggaaaagaaaagaagaggaaaattgaaggtgaaaagaagaaagaaaagaaagggaaaggaaaagaaaacaacaacgtagtctctatgacgtgaactatgtttgacttgatcccgaaagggtacgtaggcagcctctctgaggttcagtcataccaaaataaaatccaaaagtcctcaaagcaagaaactggggcagaagtcttggttgttgtaagaaatctgatttcgaaagttgtaattttaacccgttttgaaattattttgagcctttcataccctttctttctaaccccgtccaaatcccacattacggtccaaagaaagaccttctgatcaatctttgagaaatgccaagtcgagcaggtaaaggtaattcatgtctggggcaacactctggttcaagcaagaaaaacaaaaagataaaaatgagagagtcttattggtgaaaacatgcacatgcaccgtaaggcgacgggagttgagagaaggaataaaataagagagtcttattggtgaaaacccttgcgggcaccttgaggcaaaagtgagttgagaaatggTTAATGGAGAAAGGTCTATTGGTGAAAAACTATTTCGAGGCATTGCAGGTTAAACCAGATTAAGGTTTGGGTGAAGGaatcaagtgatggaaattctgAGGCAATAAAGTACGGTAATTGAAATCTGGTTAGTTGTACAAATTGGGCCGATTAGTCTGAAATGCATGTTATGATCATTGGTGTCAgctgttccggtcagataagtttcttttcttttttcttttaacaagtcatctggttttggattcttcttatccttaattcATAAAATCATTgcgtttcattttcttttgggggtTTCGTCCTACTAAAATGTTCCAATGTCAATTTTTGTTCAAAGCAAGAGGGAAAGGATTTCAAATCTTACTACCAGCTTTCAAAAATGATAAAGCATAATGTGGTCAGAgcatggcaacaacaacaacatgatGTAAAAGAGAATAAGAGAGTTCACCGGGAGTTTCATCGGTGTAATAATTGGGAAATGTTGTGGGAAATGTAAAGGTTAAGACCAAAGGGTCAGAGGTTAGGGAATTTGAAAGTCGGTCAGAAAATCAAATGGTTCAGGGTCAGTTCGAGGAattcagtcaacacaaagcaaggcagtagAAAGATTTTTcaacaagaatgccatcagctaaccaccattttaaactaacgaaatttgcttcgattgaaacaggggcagaaaagttgtTAGTTCAAGAGGAAGTCTCCATGAGGAAAAAGCAAGAGGTAATCAGGTTTGACTGCAAGTGAGCTATGTTTAAAACACAAGATAGTGAGGAATAACATAGGAAAATGTAAGATAGTCTCAAAATTTGCATGTTTAGGACaaaattttaagtgttgaagtggggagcccgcccctataacaagggaatacatttcagtttttaaaattttaagtgttgaagtggggagcccgcccctataacaagggaatacatttcagtttttttttaagttttgaagtggggagccccccctataacaagggaatacattttagtttttaaattttaagtgttgaagtggggagcccgcccctataacaagggaatacatttcagtttttaaattttaagtgttgaagtggggagcccgcccctataacaagggaacacatttcagtctttaaattttaagtttgaagtggggagcccgcccctataacaagggaatacatttcagtttttcaattttaagtttaaactggggagcccgcccctataacaagggaatacatttcagtttttcaattttaagtgttgaagtggagagcccgcccctataacaagggaatacatttcagtttttaaattttaagtgttgaagtggggagcccgcccctataacaagggaacacattttagttttttttttttaaattttaagttttgaagtggggagcccgcccatataacaagggaatacatttcaattttttttaaattttaagttttgaagtggggagcccgcccctataacaagggaacacatttcagtctttaaagtTTAAGTTTTgatgtggggagcccgcccctataacaagtgaatacatttcagtttttaaattttgAGTTTtcaagtggggagcccgcccttataataagggaatacatttcagtctttaaattttatgttttgaagtggggagcctgcccctataacaagggaatacattccagtctttaaattttaaagttacacttcagtttttgactcttattagtatgtggtaacaagccctagttttccaaactggggcaaaaagttttctttgtttgtctatttttgtgaagttgggagcccgctcaaataatagaggaatacattcaagttcaagtttattCAAGTACAACAAGTTGAAGAGAAGGAACAACATCTCAGTTAGCAATTTGAAAGCAACAACAATGGATTGCACCAAgagaacacaagacaacaaggcaacaggaagtacaagagcaagttgaagaatttagataggactTTTCTGTAATGCATAGTTCATAGTTTAGGCTAGCTTCTTTTGTTTTtgacacggtgtaataagggagatcagcaagcagtagcagcaacaagcgcagtgaaatcacagctactggtagtcccagctaccagacactcccgaactacactcACCTGCTTCCTGTTTAGCccaagatatgtaggcaacctctgaagcacgGTGcagtcaaatttttcaaaaatgcttcacaaggAATAtgtgaacgggcaaaaatccctcatttctgctcacttgtctttgcacgaaaactcttc encodes the following:
- the LOC138871930 gene encoding uncharacterized protein translates to MSYSSIKATTQAIQNDTRDVLGKKKKDEVVTIESGLWSRFGSPSPYYNQPRPHHPNYPYTPYGPPQHYYPPPEPHFSIHHAQTYTQPPAHEQWRAPATQNTYPAPQNTYPHPRAYRPGGGFRLNQTFRNEKVQNKRTFTPLGESYTTLFHRLKQLGMLTPVEPKTPNLPPRNLDHSVSCEYCSGMPGYDTEKCWRLKNAVQELIDNRRIEVQAPEAPNINQNPLLAHHEANIIELLYEGVEPKKPLQTVMMIRSIEAKEKENAVRAKTTTQPKGVNDKPVVVIGKGSSVVAKKPKPTKKAVPWKYEKVAVTYKGKEIEQESCEAQGLTRSGRCFAPKELRKARVTKNNPVLVKKAITEEESEEFLKKMKVQDYSIIEQLRITPAQISLLSLLIHSDEHHRALMKILNEAHVPEKISVNHLETITNKIFEVNRVTFSDDELPVEGT